The Erwinia billingiae Eb661 nucleotide sequence TGCTGACGCTTGGCGGTAACACCGTCGCCTGCCGCGTCTGGCAGGAAGAGGTTGAGCTGCCTGCCGAGGGAAAATCCTGGACTAACACCTTCTGGATTGATACCACTTCCGGCCAGGTTCGCCAGTCACAGCAAACGCTGGGGGGCGACTATTTCCCTCTCGAAACCACCATCCTGAAGCCTGCGAAATCATGAAAAAAATAACCCTCCTTCTCGCAGGAATTTCAGCCTGCGTTTCGCTCAACGTGTCTGCAGAAAGCCAGGTGACGGTCTATTCCCCTGGCCAGACGCAGACCTCGATTGTCAGCCATGCACAGAACCTGGCGCAGTTGGTCAGCAGCCCGGCATTGATGGATAAAACCTGGTGGCCGGGAACGGTGATTGCCGAAAAACTGGCCACCGCGGCGGCGATTCAGCAGCAGCAGCAGGTGCTGGCGCGGCTGAAAGCCTGGAGCAATCAACTTCACGCCGATGGCGATAGCGAACAGGCTGCAGTGGTCGATAACGTCTGGCAGCAGGTGTCGGCAGTGAAAGTCACTGGCCGTCAACTGGCCAATCTCGATCCGGACTGGGTGCGGATGCGTCCGGCACAGAATCGCCGTCTGGAAGGGGATTACAGCGTTTATACGCTGCTAAAACCGACCAGCATTACGCTGGCTGGCGTGCTGGCCAACAGCGGTAAAACCCCGTGGGCACCGGGCCGCAGCGTGGTGGATTATTTGCAGGATCATGACCGTTTGTCCGGGGGCGAACGTAACTTCGTGGTGCTGATTGCGCCGAATGGCGAAGTGAGTGACGTTCCTGTCGCCTACTGGAATCGCCGCCACGTGGAGCCCGAAGTGGGCAGCATTGTGTACCGTGGCTTTTCCTCATGGACGTTGCCTGGCGACGATGAAGACCTTAACCAGCAGATTGTTTCTGTTCTGACGCACCGGATCCCTGACTGATGAAAAAAGCCTATCTTCTCAGCCTGATAGCTGTTTCCGTTGCCTGTGCCTGCCAGGTTCAGGCGGCGACGTATCCCGATCCGGTAGGGCCTTCGCAGTCAGATTTTGGCGGCGTCGGTCTGTTACAGGTTCCCACTGCGCGTATGGCGAAAGACGGCGAATTCAGCCTGAACTACCGCTATAACGATCAGTACCGTTTCTATTCGTCCTCGGTGCAGCTGTTCCCGTGGCTGGAAGCGACCATCCGCTATACCGACGTGAAAACGCGCGAGTACAGTGCGGTTGAGAGCTTCAGTGGCACCCAGACCTACAAAGACAAAGCCTTCGATTTGAAAGCCCGTCTCTGGCAGGAAGGCTACTGGCTGCCCGAAGTCTCGGTCGGGGCGCGTGACCTTGGCGGTACCGGCCTGTTCGACAGTGAATACCTGGTCGGCACCAAGGCCTGGGGACCGTTTGATTTCACCCTCGGACTGGGCTTCGGCTACCTCGGCAACAGCGGCACGGTGAAGAACCCGTTCTGTGAAGCCGACAGCAGCTATTGCTATCGCTCTGGCAGCAACGGCACCGCCGGTTCAGTTAACGGCAAAGACATGTTCAAAGGCCCGGCCGCGTTCTTTGGTGGGGTGGAATACCAGACGCCATGGCAGCCGCTGCGCCTGAAAGCAGAATACGAAGGGAATGATTACCAGGACGACTTTGCCGGCAAGATTGAGCAGAAAAGCAAAGTTAACGTCGGCGCCATTTATCGTATTACCGACTGGGCGGATGTGAACGTCAGCTATGAGCGCGGCAATACCTTTATGGCCGGCTTTACGCTGCGTACTAACTTCAACGATCTGCATACCGCCTCGATCGATTCGGCGAAACCGGCCTATCAGCCGCGTCCGCAGGGCGAATTCCTTGAGCAGACCACCGTTGCTGGCCAGCTGACCGACCTGAAATACAATGCCGGTCTGGATGCGCCAAACATTCAGGTACAGGGCAATACCATGTATGCCACTGGCCAGCAGAGCAAGTACCGCAATACCCAGGAAGGCGTCGATCGTGCCAACGTGATCCTGATGAACAACCTGCCAGCCAACATTGATACGCTGAAAGTGACCGAAAACCGCAGCCGTATGCCGCAGGTGACCACGGAAACTAACGTCGCCAGCCTGCGTCAGCAGCTTGAAGGCTATCCGCTGGGCAAAGAGCAGCCGCTGGATCAGAAACGCGTGGAGCCGGTCGATCCGGGTCATACCGAGCAGGGTTATTACATCGATGCCGATGACTTTAACTACAGCCTGGCACCGGTACTGAATCAGTCTGTGGGTGGACCGGAAAGCTTCTACCTGTATCAGGTTGGCGTGATGGCGAACGCTAACTACTGGCTGACGAAGCACCTGTTGATTGATGGCAGCGTGTTTGGCAACCTGGCGAATAACTACGACAAGTTCAACTATAACGGTGCGCCGAGCGATTCCTCATTGCCGCGCGTGCGTACCCATATTCGCGACTATGTTGAAAACAACGTCTACGTTAACAACCTGCAAGCGAACTACATGCATGCGCTGGGCAATGGTTTCTACGGCCAGGTTTACGGCGGTTATCTGGAAACCATGTACGGCGGTGTGGGTGGCGAAGTGCTGTACCGTCCGCTGGATTCTGACTGGGCGTTTGGTGTTGATGCCAACTACGTGAAGCAGCGTGACTGGGACAACATGATGCAGTTTACCGACTACAACGCGAAGGTCGGTAACCTGACGGCTTACTGGCGTCCGTCGTTCTTCAACAACCAGGTGTTGGTGAAGGCGAGCGTAGGTCAGTATCTGGCAGAAGATAAAGGGGCGACGATTGATGTCTCCCGCCAGTTCGACAGCGGCGTGATCGTTGGCGCTTATGCCACCAAAACTAACGTGTCGGCCGAAGAGTATGGCGAAGGCGACTTCACCAAAGGCTTCTATATCTCAATTCCGATGGATCTGTTCACCGCCTCACCAACCCGTGGCCGTGCACAGGTTAACTGGACGCCGCTGACGCGTGATGGCGGTCAGATGCTGGGCCGTAAGTACCAGCTGTATGATATGACCACCGACCGCGATATCGATTTCCGCTAAAAATAGCCGCGACACCGCCTCCGCCTGTGGGCGGCGGTGTCGCCCGCTTATCTCTCCGGCATCAAGCAAAACTTGTGAACCCGCTCACACTAAAGCATATTGTCACTGTCAGGATTATCCTGACGGATAACAGTGACTTTTGAGGGTTTTTGCATGATTACCGCGACGCGTATTGCCTGGTTGTTACAGATGGTGCTGAATATAGGGCTGATCGTCCTGGCCGCTATTCTGGCGATCTTTCTTGGCAAGGAGACCTTCCATCTGGCCAACGTGTTGCTGAACACCGGCGAACAGACGTCTTCTTATCTGTTGATCGATGGCATAGTGATCTACTTCCTTTACTTCGAGTTTATTGCCTTAATAGTCAAATACTTCCAGTCGGGTTATCACTTCCCGCTGCGCTATTTTGTCTATATCGGTATCACGGCGATCATCCGGTTGATCATTGTCGATCACAAAAACCCGGTGGATACGCTGGCCTACTCCATTGCCATTCTGATCCTGGTGGTCACGCTGTGGCTGGCAAACAGTAACAGGCTGAAACGCGAATAACATGTCGGCGCGCCGCCCCAGGCGCGCCAACCTCTTACTTTACCGACCTGAAATCCGCACTATTTCCTCCAGCAATCTGTGTTCTCTCCCAGCCTCTGCGTTACACTGTGGCACCAAAATTTTTGCCCGGAGAAGCCGAATGGCTGATAACGCGCTGGTGCAATTGCGCGCCCTCGACTGGCTGCCAGCCTCATCACCCTTGCTTTCAGCCCCGCTGCTGGACTGGTTGATGGAAGAAGACTCCATGACCCAACGTTTTGAGCGCCACTGCCAGCAAGTGACGGTAAAAGTGGTGCAGGAAGGTTTTATTACCGCAGAAGAGGTCGGTGACGACGTGGCGTTGCTGCCGCATGAGTCCCGCTACTGGCTGCGTGAAATTCTGCTGTGCGGCGATGGCGAACCCTGGCTTGCCGGGCGGACCATCGTACCGGAATCCACCCTGAACGGGCCTGAGCAGATGTTGCAGCAGCTTGGCACGCGCCCGCTGGGCCGTTACCTGTTTGCCTCTTCCACGCTGACGCGGGATTTTATCGAGCCGGGCAAAAGTGGCGAGCTGTGGGGACGTCGCTCTTTGCTGCGCCTTTCCGGCAAGCCGTTATTGCTGACCGAGCTATTTTTACCGCCTGCGCCGCTGTATGCCTCGCTAACCGGTACCGGAGATGAGTAACGTGGAGAGAAGTCTGCCAATGAGTAAATTCCGGGCCTACAGCCGCCTGATGCGTATTGATAAGCCGATTGGTTCGCTGCTGCTGATGTGGCCGACCTTCTGGGCGCTGTGGCTGGCGGGAATGCAGATCCCGCCGCTGAATATCCTGATCGTCTTTGTGCTGGGGGTCTTTTTCATGCGTGCCGCGGGCTGCGTGGTCAACGACTTTGCCGACCGAAAGATCGATGGTCATGTAAAGCGCACCCAGTCACGGCCATTGCCGAGCGGCGCGGTGACCTCAAAAGAGGCCAAGCTGCTGTTTGCCGGACTGGTGCTGGTGTCGTTCTGTCTGGTTCTGACCATGAACGCGATGACCATCTGGCTGTCGTTTGGTGGGCTGGCGCTGGCGTGGGTCTATCCCTTTATGAAGCGCTACACCCATCTGCCGCAGGTGGTGCTGGGCGCGGCGTTTGGCTGGGCTATCCCGATGGGTTGGGCGGCGGTCAGTGAAACCGTGCCGCTGACCTGCTGGCTGCTGTTCGCCGCGAATATCTGCTGGACGGTGGCTTATGACACGCTGTATGCGATGGTCGATCGCGATGATGACCTGAAGATTGGCGTCAAATCCACCGCCATTCTGTTTGGTCGTTTCGATAAGCTGATCGTGGGTTTGTTGCAGCTGGCGACGCTGGTACTGATGGCGGTGATTGGCTGGCGGATGCAGCTGGGCGGCGCATTCTACTGGTCCATTCTGGTGGCTGGCGCGCTGTTTGTGCATCAGCAGAAGCTGATCTCAGCCCGCGAACGCGATCCCTGTTTCCAGGCTTTCCTGAACAACAACTACGTTGGTTTGGTGTTGTTCCTGGGGATTGCCCTCAGCACGGCGCCATTCTCTGGCTGGCTCTGAGTGATGCCAATAAAAAAGGGTCGATGATTGCTCATCGACCCTTTTTTTATGCCCTGACGCTTACTCGTGCGGTCCCGCACTTTCAATCGTCATTCGCACTTCCTGAGTGATCAGGTCAGCCAGCATCTGATAGACCCTGTGCGTCTGTTCTACCTGCGCATCGCCGGTATCACTGATATAGCCTTCATCACGCAGGGTCAGCACCAGTGAAGAGAACACCGCTTTGTCGAAGAACTCCGGCGAGTTGATACCGTGCAGTACCGACAGGCGCTGAGCCATGGTGCGGCTCTCTTTTTCCAGCGTACCGCGGTTGATCGACGGATTCGCGCTGAGGATAGAGAAGGTGATGGCATAACGCTGCAGCGTTTCACGCACACCCGCCGCCAGCAGTTGCAGCGTTGGGAAGCGTGCCGGGCTCAGACGCAGCGTCTGGTCATCGGCCGTCAGCAGACCCTGACGCGCCATCTCGCTCACCAGGGAATCCAGCACGGCAGGCAGATCTTCTTTATTCCAGTGCAGGAACAGCTCGCTCTTCAGCATCGGGTAAATCACGCTGATCTGACGCAGCAGCTCGGCCCGGCTCAGTTCGCGGTAATGCGACAGGATCACCGCAATCAGCGACGGCATCACCAGCATATGGTGAACGTTGTTGCGATAGTAGGTCATCAGCACGGCCTGCTCGCGCGGCAGTACGATGATTTCGCCGATATTATCCTGCTCAATATCGAACTTGTTCATGCTTAACGCATGGTTCAGCAGTGCTTCTGGCGTCATATCCGGCACGGTCGAGTCCGGCGAATACGGCACGTTACGCAGCAACTGAACGTAGCACGCCAACTGCTCGGTCAACTGTTCACGGGTCAGCGAGCGCTGGCGCGATGCGAGCAGGGCGGTAACGCACAGGTTCATGGCATTGGCCGCACCGGCGTTGTTGATACGCACCATCACGCGCTGCGCGATGTCATTCACCGCAGGCGTCAGCCAGGCTGGACGCTGGGCTTCAATGGGGTCGATGGCATCACGCCACTCCGGCACATGCTTGTTCAGGTAGGTCACCAGCGGCAGCGGCTCCCCGAAGTTCACATACCCCTGGCCGAGGTTACGCAGCTTGCGCAGTCCGCGCACCATCTGCATAAACCCTTCTTTCTCTTTCGTCGCACCACGTAACTCTTTGGCGTAGGTTCCCACTTCCATCACGTGCTCATAACCGATATAGATCGGCACCAGTGTGATAGGGCGGTTACCGCCGCGCAGCATCGCCTGAATAGTCATCGACAGCGTGCCGGTTTTCGGGTCAAGCAGACGACCGGTACGGGAACGACCGCCTTCGACAAAGTATTCTACCGAGTAACCACGGGTGAACAGCTCGCCAAGATATTCTCGGAATACCGTTGAGTAGAGCTTGTTACCCTTGAAGGTACGGCGGATAAAGAATGCGCCCAGACGGCGGAAAATCGGGCCCGCTGGCCAGAAGTTCAGGTTGATACCGGCGGCAATGTGCGGTGGCACCAGACCCTGGTGATACAGCACATAAGAGAGCAGCAGGTAGTCCATATGACTACGGTGGCAGGGCACGTAGACGATCTCGTGGCCGTCTTGCGCCAGCTGACGCACGCGCTCGCCGCCGTTGACGTTGATGCCCTGATACAGCTTGCTCCACGTCCAGCCCATGATGCGGTCCGTCAGACGGATGGCTTCATAAGAGAAGTCGGCGGCGATCTCTTCCATCAGCTCAACGGCGTTCTGCTGGGCTTTTTCATGGGAGATTTTCTTGCTGCGCGCTTCGTCTTCCACCGCTTTAGCGATGGCTTTGGACTGCAGCAGTTTATTGAACAGGTCCTGACGCACCGGCAAACGCGGGCCAATGGCCGCCAGGCGTTGACGGGCAAAGTGCATGCGTGCCACGCGCGCCAGCTTCTGCGCAATGATTTTGTCGGTGCCGTGTTCCGTTGCCATACGGCGCAGGGAAACCATCGGTGAGAAGCGGACAAAGCTGTCGCGGCCTAACCACAGCACGGCAAAGAATTTTTGAATGCCATTCAACACGCGCAGATGAGGCTGATCGTCGCCCTGCACTTCACGGCCTGGTGCACGGCCAAACATCACGGATACCGGCACCATCTGCACGTCCAGCAGCGGGTTGCTGCGGTGCAAATCGAGGTATTCGTGGAACAGTTTTACCGATTCAACGTTAGGCACGAAATAGGGGAATACGCGTGGGCCGTCATGGATAAACACATGACGTGGCAAAACCGTACCGTCGATTTCCAGCGGATCTAAAGGATCGGGCAGATCCTGTTTACGGCATTGCTCACGCAACGCCAGCAGATCGGCCTTTGAATCATAAGGCAGCACATACATAATAGGGCGCGATGTATCCAGCGCCAGCTCGGAAACCGGCTCGGCGGGAATCGCTTTACTTTTTACCAGGAATTTTACTGGTAAATTCAATAAGTTATAATATAAGTTACGCCAACCTGACATAGATACCATGAAGCCTCTTGTTAGCAAAGCGCCGCAAGCATACCAGAAAGCGCCAGTGAGATCTGTGGTGTTGCAAAATGTGCGCCACCCAGACATTGACGTTAAACATCTCAAAGGGTTCCCTGATTATGGCAAATAACGTCACCGGATTGACTCGTATCATTAATGCCGCCGGTTATTCCTGGAAAGGAATACGCGCCGCCTGGCAAAACGAAGCGGCTTTTCGCCAGGAAGCGGTGGCCGGCATTGTCGCGGTGATTGTGGCGTGCTGGCTGGATGTGGACGCCGTCACGCGGGTGTTGCTGATAGGGTCCGTGATGTTGGTGATCATTGTTGAAATCCTTAACAGCGCGCTGGAAGCGGTGGTCGACCGCATTGGCAGCGAGATGCATCCTTTATCGGGTCGCGCCAAAGATATGGGCTCCGCTGCCGTGTTGCTGACGATACTACTCGCTGTTTTCGTCTGGGTAATGCTGCTAATTCCCTGATTGCGGCGCGCTTTCCATAATCTGACAAACTGCTGTTTTTTCCACATCTTTAGGTTTTCAACGCACAAATACCTGTATATACTCACAGCTGACTGTATAAACAACCAGGGGGCGGGATGAAAGCACTAACTGCAAGGCAGCAGCAGGTTTATGACCTGATACGCGACCACATTAACCAGACCGGCATGCCACCGACGCGGGCAGAAATCGCTGCACAGCTCGGTTTCCGTTCCCCGAATGCGGCTGAAGAGCATCTCAAAGCGCTGGCACGTAAAGGCGTGATCGAGATTGTTTCCGGCGCGTCTCGCGGTATCCGTCTGATGATGGAAGAAGAGGAAGGGTTGCCGCTGATTGGCCGTGTCGCCGCAGGTGAACCTTTGCTGGCGGAAGAGCACATTGAAGGCCACTACAAGGTGGATCCTGAACTGTTCAAGCCGGGCGCCGACTTCCTGCTGCGTGTTAGCGGCATGTCGATGAAAGATATCGGGATTATGGACGGCGATCTGTTGGCTGTGCATAAGACTCAGGATGTGCGTAACGGCCAGGTCGTGGTTGCGCGCATTGACGACGAGGTGACGGTAAAGCGCCTCAAGAAGCAGGGCAATATCGTGCATCTGCTGCCTGAAAACGGCGAATTCCAACCGATCGTGGTCGATCTGCGCTTGCAGACCCTGTCGATTGAAGGTCTGGCCGTCGGCGTAATCCGCAACGGCAACTGGCTGTAAACGCCTGACCTTAACGCGCTGCTTTTGCGGCGCGTTTCTCTTTTGGTAAGCTGTATGCCTTATTGACTGGCATATACAGCTTCCGTGATGCTTTTAAGCCAGTCGCACAGTGGATGACCATGCGATTATTTTCTCCCTCAGATAACCAACTCTGGCGGCTGGCGCTGCCAATGATCCTGTCGAATATCTCCGTGCCCTTACTGGGCCTGGTGGATACCGCGGTCATTGGTCACCTTGACAGTCCTTCCTACCTCGGCGGCGTTGCCGTGGGCACTACCGCGACCAGCTTCCTGTTTATGCTGCTGCTGTTCCTGCGGATGAGCACCACCGGATTAACCGCGCAGGCCTTTGG carries:
- a CDS encoding capsule biosynthesis GfcC D2 domain-containing protein: MKKITLLLAGISACVSLNVSAESQVTVYSPGQTQTSIVSHAQNLAQLVSSPALMDKTWWPGTVIAEKLATAAAIQQQQQVLARLKAWSNQLHADGDSEQAAVVDNVWQQVSAVKVTGRQLANLDPDWVRMRPAQNRRLEGDYSVYTLLKPTSITLAGVLANSGKTPWAPGRSVVDYLQDHDRLSGGERNFVVLIAPNGEVSDVPVAYWNRRHVEPEVGSIVYRGFSSWTLPGDDEDLNQQIVSVLTHRIPD
- the plsB gene encoding glycerol-3-phosphate 1-O-acyltransferase PlsB; its protein translation is MSGWRNLYYNLLNLPVKFLVKSKAIPAEPVSELALDTSRPIMYVLPYDSKADLLALREQCRKQDLPDPLDPLEIDGTVLPRHVFIHDGPRVFPYFVPNVESVKLFHEYLDLHRSNPLLDVQMVPVSVMFGRAPGREVQGDDQPHLRVLNGIQKFFAVLWLGRDSFVRFSPMVSLRRMATEHGTDKIIAQKLARVARMHFARQRLAAIGPRLPVRQDLFNKLLQSKAIAKAVEDEARSKKISHEKAQQNAVELMEEIAADFSYEAIRLTDRIMGWTWSKLYQGINVNGGERVRQLAQDGHEIVYVPCHRSHMDYLLLSYVLYHQGLVPPHIAAGINLNFWPAGPIFRRLGAFFIRRTFKGNKLYSTVFREYLGELFTRGYSVEYFVEGGRSRTGRLLDPKTGTLSMTIQAMLRGGNRPITLVPIYIGYEHVMEVGTYAKELRGATKEKEGFMQMVRGLRKLRNLGQGYVNFGEPLPLVTYLNKHVPEWRDAIDPIEAQRPAWLTPAVNDIAQRVMVRINNAGAANAMNLCVTALLASRQRSLTREQLTEQLACYVQLLRNVPYSPDSTVPDMTPEALLNHALSMNKFDIEQDNIGEIIVLPREQAVLMTYYRNNVHHMLVMPSLIAVILSHYRELSRAELLRQISVIYPMLKSELFLHWNKEDLPAVLDSLVSEMARQGLLTADDQTLRLSPARFPTLQLLAAGVRETLQRYAITFSILSANPSINRGTLEKESRTMAQRLSVLHGINSPEFFDKAVFSSLVLTLRDEGYISDTGDAQVEQTHRVYQMLADLITQEVRMTIESAGPHE
- the lexA gene encoding transcriptional repressor LexA gives rise to the protein MKALTARQQQVYDLIRDHINQTGMPPTRAEIAAQLGFRSPNAAEEHLKALARKGVIEIVSGASRGIRLMMEEEEGLPLIGRVAAGEPLLAEEHIEGHYKVDPELFKPGADFLLRVSGMSMKDIGIMDGDLLAVHKTQDVRNGQVVVARIDDEVTVKRLKKQGNIVHLLPENGEFQPIVVDLRLQTLSIEGLAVGVIRNGNWL
- the ubiC gene encoding chorismate lyase, translating into MADNALVQLRALDWLPASSPLLSAPLLDWLMEEDSMTQRFERHCQQVTVKVVQEGFITAEEVGDDVALLPHESRYWLREILLCGDGEPWLAGRTIVPESTLNGPEQMLQQLGTRPLGRYLFASSTLTRDFIEPGKSGELWGRRSLLRLSGKPLLLTELFLPPAPLYASLTGTGDE
- a CDS encoding diacylglycerol kinase; this translates as MANNVTGLTRIINAAGYSWKGIRAAWQNEAAFRQEAVAGIVAVIVACWLDVDAVTRVLLIGSVMLVIIVEILNSALEAVVDRIGSEMHPLSGRAKDMGSAAVLLTILLAVFVWVMLLIP
- a CDS encoding YjbH domain-containing protein; this translates as MKKAYLLSLIAVSVACACQVQAATYPDPVGPSQSDFGGVGLLQVPTARMAKDGEFSLNYRYNDQYRFYSSSVQLFPWLEATIRYTDVKTREYSAVESFSGTQTYKDKAFDLKARLWQEGYWLPEVSVGARDLGGTGLFDSEYLVGTKAWGPFDFTLGLGFGYLGNSGTVKNPFCEADSSYCYRSGSNGTAGSVNGKDMFKGPAAFFGGVEYQTPWQPLRLKAEYEGNDYQDDFAGKIEQKSKVNVGAIYRITDWADVNVSYERGNTFMAGFTLRTNFNDLHTASIDSAKPAYQPRPQGEFLEQTTVAGQLTDLKYNAGLDAPNIQVQGNTMYATGQQSKYRNTQEGVDRANVILMNNLPANIDTLKVTENRSRMPQVTTETNVASLRQQLEGYPLGKEQPLDQKRVEPVDPGHTEQGYYIDADDFNYSLAPVLNQSVGGPESFYLYQVGVMANANYWLTKHLLIDGSVFGNLANNYDKFNYNGAPSDSSLPRVRTHIRDYVENNVYVNNLQANYMHALGNGFYGQVYGGYLETMYGGVGGEVLYRPLDSDWAFGVDANYVKQRDWDNMMQFTDYNAKVGNLTAYWRPSFFNNQVLVKASVGQYLAEDKGATIDVSRQFDSGVIVGAYATKTNVSAEEYGEGDFTKGFYISIPMDLFTASPTRGRAQVNWTPLTRDGGQMLGRKYQLYDMTTDRDIDFR
- the ubiA gene encoding 4-hydroxybenzoate octaprenyltransferase produces the protein MERSLPMSKFRAYSRLMRIDKPIGSLLLMWPTFWALWLAGMQIPPLNILIVFVLGVFFMRAAGCVVNDFADRKIDGHVKRTQSRPLPSGAVTSKEAKLLFAGLVLVSFCLVLTMNAMTIWLSFGGLALAWVYPFMKRYTHLPQVVLGAAFGWAIPMGWAAVSETVPLTCWLLFAANICWTVAYDTLYAMVDRDDDLKIGVKSTAILFGRFDKLIVGLLQLATLVLMAVIGWRMQLGGAFYWSILVAGALFVHQQKLISARERDPCFQAFLNNNYVGLVLFLGIALSTAPFSGWL
- the psiE gene encoding phosphate-starvation-inducible protein PsiE, yielding MITATRIAWLLQMVLNIGLIVLAAILAIFLGKETFHLANVLLNTGEQTSSYLLIDGIVIYFLYFEFIALIVKYFQSGYHFPLRYFVYIGITAIIRLIIVDHKNPVDTLAYSIAILILVVTLWLANSNRLKRE